The sequence CTGCCCGGATATTCATCGGGCGGCGCCCTTCCGAAATAGGTAGGCCCCCCAGCTACTCTGAAAATGTTTTAAGATAGATATATTGCTGACATGCGTATTTTGTAGATGTAGTCGGGTGTGGCGTGTACACGTTGTGCTTTGAATGCTTACCTTGAACTCTCTCGTACGTCTTGAGGTGTTATGAAACGTCTCTTTGTGATTCTCTCTTTCCTTGTCTTGCTGACCGCTTCTCTCTCCGGCCAGGATATGGCCTCTTTCGAAAAGCGGGTCACGGTGAAAAAACTTGCCAACGGGCTCACGGTCGTGATCTGTGAACGTCCTGAGGCCCCGGTGGTCTCTTTCTTTACCCATGTTGACGTGGGTGATGCGCAAGATCCCAAGGGCGAGACCGGCCTGGCGCATATGTTTGAGCACATGGCCTTCAAGGGCACAGACAAGATTGGTTCGACCAACTGGCCCGCCGAGAAACTGGCGCTGCAGAAGGTGGAGCAAGCCTACCAGGCCTATGACGCGGAGCGCACCAAAGAAGTAGGCCGCGATGAGCAGAAGATTGCCGCCACAAAACAAGCCTGGGAAGACGCCCGGGAACAGGCCGAGAAGTACGTATCGGTCAACCAGTATGACGAAATCCTCGAGCGCAACGGCGCTGAGGGCATGAATGCCAACACTAGTGAGGATGAAACCCAGTACTACTATTCCCTGCCCTCCAATCGCGTCGAGCTTTGGGCTTATATGGAATCAGAGCGTTTTCTGCATCCCGTGTTCCGGGAGTTTTACAAGGAGCGCGACGTGGTGCATGAGGAGCGCCGCATGCGCGTCGACAGCAGTCCGCAAGGACGGCTGATAGAGCAGTTCCAGGCGGCAGCATTTGTAGTGCATCCTTATCACAATGAGGGAATCGGAGACGCATCGGAGATCGAAAGTTTTTCCGCCACCGATGCCCGCAAGTTTTTTGAGAAATACTACGTGCCGGCCAACATGGTAGTGGCCATTGTTGGCGACGTGAAGGCGGCGCAGGTCATGCCGATCGTCGAAAAATATTTTGGCCGGCTGCCGGCCAGGCCCAAGCCTGAGCCGCTGAAGGTGGTGGAACCGCCACAGCGCTCCGAACGTTCGGTCAGGATATTTGACACGGCGCAACCGATTTACCTCGAAGGCTATCACAAGCCTGACTTTCGCGATCCTGATGACGCCGTATATGACGTGTTGAGCGATCTGTTCTCCAATGGCCGCACCTCGCGGCTTTACCGCGCTCTGGTGCGCGATAAAAAAATCGCGGCGGTGGCGGAAGGATTCGGCGGATTTCCAGGAAATAAATATCCCAACCTGTTCGCCTTCTACGCCATTCCCACCCGGGGACATACTCCCCAGGAATTGCAGGCGGCCATCCACGAAGAGATTGACCGGCTGATCAACCAGGACGTGACCGACGAAGAGCTGCAAATGGTGAAGATACGCGCCAAGGCCGACCTGATCCGTGGGCTGGCCAATAACGAAGGGCTGGCGCAGCAGCTCGGCATCACACAGGCCTATTACGGCGACTGGCGCGAGCTGTTTCGCCAGGTTGACCGCATTGAAAAGGTGACCAAGGCCGATATCCGGCGAGTGGCAGCCACGACCTTCACGCGCGACAACCGCACCACCGCCTTTCTGGAGAACAACGCCGTAGCGTCTAACTCCGCATCATCGAATTCCAAAGCAGGAGCCAAGCAATGAACCTTCAGAATCGAGCGCTGCGTACGCTGCTCAGTGCAGCCCTTTTGCTGTCCCTGGCCGGAGTGGCCCAGTCTCAGGAAAACGATCAGGGAAGCGCCCAGGAAAAGAGCTCCGGGCCCTCCGCTGCCCCGGAAAAGAAAACATCGGCTGGGCTCACGCGAAAAAAGGGCGAGGCTGCGGCCGCGCCGGCCGGCTCCAAGCCCTGGGAGAAGATTGCAGTTCCGCCGCTGCACGCATTCCATCCGCAGCATCCCAAGCGCATCGAGTTTTCCAACGGTCTGGTGGTTTTCCTGCAGGAAGACCACGAATTGCCTTTGATCGATGGAACCATTCGCATTCGCGGCGGTTCGCGTGACGAACCCGCGAACAAAGCCGGATTGGCGGCCGTATTTGGGCATACCTGGCGCCTGGGCGGCACCACCAGCAAGAGCGGTGATGAGCTAGATGACTTTTTGGAAGCGCGTGCGGCTAAGGTGGAAACCACGAGCACCGTGGATTCCTCAATTCTCTCCTGGTCGTGCCTGAAAGAAAACTTTGACGACGTGCTGAACATCGCGGCCGACGTGCTCGAGCATCCCGAGTTCAGGCAAGACAAGATTGACCTGACCAAAAAACAGATTGATACGGCTATTTCGCGCCGCAACGATGATCCTGAATCTATCGCCGGGCGCGAAGCCAACAAACTTGCTTATGGCGCTCAAAGTCCATACGCCATCACTCCGGAGTATTACACCGTCGCCGCCGTCACCCGCGCCGACCTGTTGGATTGGCACAAGCAATATGTTCATCCCAACAACATGATCCTGGGGATTGTGGGAGATTTCGACTCCGCTGTCATGGAGGCCAAACTGCGCGAGGTTTTTGGCGGGCTGCCGCGCGGACCCGCGGCCGAGCGCGACCCCAAAGTCGCCATTGATCCCGCCCCGCCGGGAATTTATTTCGTCGAAAAAGATGACGTCAACCAAAGCACCATTGAGATGGTGCACCTGGGAATTCGGCGAGACAATCCCGATTATTACGCGATTTCGGTCATGAATGAGATTCTTGGCGGCGGATTCTCCGGCCGGCTGCTTTCGAACTGCCGTACCAAGCGCGGACTCGCCTATGGCGTCGGAGGCGGCGTCGGGGCCTTTTATGGCCACGTTGGGACCTTCAGGCTTTCCATGGGCACCAAGAGCAGCACCACGGCCGCGGGCATTACCTGCCTTTACGACCAGTTAGATGACCTGGAAAAGCAGCCGGTAACCGAAGTTGAACTCAAGCGCGGCAAAGACACCATCTTGAACTCATTCATCTTCCAATTTGACGATAAAGACAAAGTCCTGCAAGAGCAGATGGTCTACGAATACTTTGGCTATCCTCCCGACTTTCTGGAACGCTTCCCCGAAAACATTAAGAAAGTCACGGTTGATGATGTGGAACGGGTGGCGCGCAAATACATCCACAAAGACCAGTTGAAGGTGCTGGTGGTAGGCAATTCCAAGGATTTTGACCGCGATCTTTCCACTTTTGGGAAGGTCAATAAGATTGACATCGCCATTCCTGAAGAGGCTCCCTCCGGCGCGCCGGCTGCCGCTAAATCCATAGGCTCAAACCCGGAGGGCAAGGCCCTGATTGCCAAGGTCGCGGCCTCCCTCGGCGACAAGAAAAAACTGCGCGCCGTGAAATCCATACGGCAAACCCTCACCAGCGTCCGTAAGACTCCGCAGGGCGAAATTCCACTCGACCTGGACCAGACCATCATCTATCCCGACCAGGTGTATGTGAAGGCAAAGACCCCCATGGGCGAGATGGTGACCTTAATCACACCGCAAAATGCCTCTATGAGTATGGGAGGGCAGCACCGGGATATGTCCTCGGCCATGCGTGATGAGAACCTGAAGGTGGTCAGGCGCGATCTGGTCTACATCGCGCAACACGCCGGGGACGCGAAATTTACCTTTAACGCCTCCGGCGACGACACCGTTCAGGGAGTACCGGCGAAAGCTCTGGCCATCAATGCCGACGGAGTTGAAGTAAAGTGGTATGTCGACCCCGATACCGGCCATCTGTTGCGCGCTGCCTTTCACACCCTAAGCATGCAGGGTCCGGTGGACCGCGTGGTCGATTACTCCGATTGGCGCGACACCGGCGGCCTCTCGCTCCCTTATAAACGAACCGTCACGGAAAACGGTGAGACTTCGAGCGAAGATACCATCAAGTCGATCGAACTGAACCCCGCGGTTGATCCCAAGCTGTTTACGCCGTGAGAAATTGGGGAATTGTAGAAGTGCGTAATCGGGTAATTGATTAACCTGATTATTTACCTTAGTACCTCCCATTTCGGGACAAACTAGTCACGACTGCATATTCCTTTTTAACTCCTGCCGTATCTCGTTCTTTGCGGGACA is a genomic window of Terriglobales bacterium containing:
- a CDS encoding pitrilysin family protein, whose product is MKRLFVILSFLVLLTASLSGQDMASFEKRVTVKKLANGLTVVICERPEAPVVSFFTHVDVGDAQDPKGETGLAHMFEHMAFKGTDKIGSTNWPAEKLALQKVEQAYQAYDAERTKEVGRDEQKIAATKQAWEDAREQAEKYVSVNQYDEILERNGAEGMNANTSEDETQYYYSLPSNRVELWAYMESERFLHPVFREFYKERDVVHEERRMRVDSSPQGRLIEQFQAAAFVVHPYHNEGIGDASEIESFSATDARKFFEKYYVPANMVVAIVGDVKAAQVMPIVEKYFGRLPARPKPEPLKVVEPPQRSERSVRIFDTAQPIYLEGYHKPDFRDPDDAVYDVLSDLFSNGRTSRLYRALVRDKKIAAVAEGFGGFPGNKYPNLFAFYAIPTRGHTPQELQAAIHEEIDRLINQDVTDEELQMVKIRAKADLIRGLANNEGLAQQLGITQAYYGDWRELFRQVDRIEKVTKADIRRVAATTFTRDNRTTAFLENNAVASNSASSNSKAGAKQ
- a CDS encoding insulinase family protein — protein: MNLQNRALRTLLSAALLLSLAGVAQSQENDQGSAQEKSSGPSAAPEKKTSAGLTRKKGEAAAAPAGSKPWEKIAVPPLHAFHPQHPKRIEFSNGLVVFLQEDHELPLIDGTIRIRGGSRDEPANKAGLAAVFGHTWRLGGTTSKSGDELDDFLEARAAKVETTSTVDSSILSWSCLKENFDDVLNIAADVLEHPEFRQDKIDLTKKQIDTAISRRNDDPESIAGREANKLAYGAQSPYAITPEYYTVAAVTRADLLDWHKQYVHPNNMILGIVGDFDSAVMEAKLREVFGGLPRGPAAERDPKVAIDPAPPGIYFVEKDDVNQSTIEMVHLGIRRDNPDYYAISVMNEILGGGFSGRLLSNCRTKRGLAYGVGGGVGAFYGHVGTFRLSMGTKSSTTAAGITCLYDQLDDLEKQPVTEVELKRGKDTILNSFIFQFDDKDKVLQEQMVYEYFGYPPDFLERFPENIKKVTVDDVERVARKYIHKDQLKVLVVGNSKDFDRDLSTFGKVNKIDIAIPEEAPSGAPAAAKSIGSNPEGKALIAKVAASLGDKKKLRAVKSIRQTLTSVRKTPQGEIPLDLDQTIIYPDQVYVKAKTPMGEMVTLITPQNASMSMGGQHRDMSSAMRDENLKVVRRDLVYIAQHAGDAKFTFNASGDDTVQGVPAKALAINADGVEVKWYVDPDTGHLLRAAFHTLSMQGPVDRVVDYSDWRDTGGLSLPYKRTVTENGETSSEDTIKSIELNPAVDPKLFTP